A region from the Flavobacteriales bacterium genome encodes:
- a CDS encoding PKD domain-containing protein, translated as MQKMLRALLGGAALLVLGSAHGQCTANAGPPNVNICAGGPQQLNGSANGGQPPYTYQWAPAAGLSNPNIANPICTATTTTTYTLTVTDDNGVQCTDDITVTVLPTADATLTSSNALFTVFNGVPTFYKCSANPSSLYFFDFGGSATAGASHTINWGDGSPNYTATGNTWPTQSHTYNQGIYTITYTITQGNGCNDTQTYSVFLGTNPAGALVNPGSTNGCGPLTLTFPIVGWTTNTPGTIYTVTFNDGTPPIVYSHPPPASITHTFAIGSCGTTSTDGINTYTNSFSANILIENPCGTSGSTVLPITVSLAGQSGFTISPNDTACVATTVTFTSTSTGNEIQGAVCDLTPALLWSIAPAAGWTISSGSLGNNNGFIGPTYDPSSWLTGSQSLGINFNTPGTYAVTLVTGNSCGGDTLVQSVCIESPPVPAFTMNPVLGCAPLLSLTDNTSTSPNSCLTRYQWNAVFNGAPCGGAGTWNYAGGTSATSFEPQFNFTSPGNYTVTLQAINSCGTFPVNQSVTVGSPPQVVLNPLPQICEGQSVTPSATFTPCGNPITSYNWTMTGGNPATANTQNPGSITYNTAGSFTVTASATNSCGTASDSEPITVIDTPPAPTVLPAAITLCAGQTLNLNATTVPGATLSWTGPGGWSASGGTPSIANITVGQGGIYTVTSTLNGCTGPSSTVSVTVNTAPAINIAVSDPVICVGDAVTLTASGSSNYTWTANGAPAGSGTTINVSPTVNTTYVLTATPGGGCPGTASTLVQVNPLPAVNAGPDVTLCDQPIGVQLVGFSPAGGTWSGSPNVTSGGLFTPNGAGTFNLTYTYTDANGCVNSDQITVTVNPLGAPANAGPDETLCVGDPALQLPLTPGGGTWSGSPNVTAGGLFTPITAGSFVLTYTVGAGTCQTTDAMTVTVNALPVVNAGLDQTACTNGATITLNGTPVGGTWTGPGLTGSTWDPATAPLGANNLTYTYSNANGCTASDAIMITLFAAPVVDAAGPWTLCDQPGSTQLTGALPVGGTWSGPFITLAGSFGGSGVGSFTVYYNYTDANGCSGIDSTVIDVVPVQNPANAGPDEHVCEGDPPFGLASMPPGGTWSGSIYVAANGTFTPSVAGTYVLTYSVGNGSCLTSDQMVVTVDPPPTVTAGNPASFCVDDAATQLNGTPAGGTWSGTGVAPGGSFDPALAGVGQHTLTYSYTSPIGCFNSATVVLTVNPLPVVDAGPPIVFCDQPFPQQITSGTPVGGTWSGPNVTAGGSFTPNGVGTFSLTYTYTDANGCTNSDNLQVDVVPIVNPATAGADIGICVGQPAFQLAGSPIGGTWSGTPLVTPTGTFTPSVAGVYTLTYTVGTLTCLTSDQMTVTVFQLPTPAITSVPNVCVDGGVQVMVANPVGGTWSGAGVIDPNAGTFDPAQLAPGAYNITYTYTDANGCTNSTAAIADVNALPIAAFTNDPIACLNAPFQFTDLSTGASSWQWTFGDGGSSNLQSPQYTYTALGQYTVTLVAGTGAGCDDTTSVNIDVWEPPYPAFTVAPDSGCGPLTVAFDNLSTGNITGFNWDFGNGITSNAQFPAPITYQPSIIADTTYVITLTASNVCGDVDAVDSVQVMPAPTAIFGTDYSQGCSPFTPNIANISIGLPDTYSWDFSDGTTSTTDDALFTHTFFTDTVPTTYTITLIVANECGSDTTTQQVTALPNTVTAFFNTDPAAGCSPLTVDFTQFTSGATFTSWDFGDGNVSALQNPSHTFFAGANDTTFTVTLFANNGCSFDTAYATVTVFAQPIVGFTYAPDSVCVNVPFQFTNTSQNAANYIWDFGDGNGSNLTDPQHSYTTSGVWPVMLTATSLLNGCVDSVTVPVTVITSPVVSIGVVPQFGCMALDVQFTNATTNAVFYSWDFDDGNTSGLQTPSHTFANDGTYLVQLIAENLSGCSDTGYTQVNVYPLPDAAFTFSPGLSCTSPVDVQFDNNSSGAIGFQWGLGNGQTTALNDPVGTYNSPGTYTIELVALNQYGCTDTATADFTVYPTPVADYTVEPNPACATYPVQFTDHSLNNSIWEWSFGDGGGSTAEDPVHTYMQAGIYDITLIVGGAGGCTDTLLVEDGMVVNPTPIAEFGWDTLLTLDNALQFDNLSLGSVQWWWDFGDDETSTEFEPVHLFPADGGPFVVCLVAENALQCPDTVCKVINVPGDLGAYVPNAFTPDGDGLNDGFRPSMVGFDTDRWNYRFMIFDRWGQLFFDTNDRSAEWDGTFGGQQSPVDVYVWKVFMSTVGDERNWTGHVTLVR; from the coding sequence ATGCAGAAGATGCTACGAGCACTGTTGGGGGGGGCCGCACTATTGGTACTTGGATCGGCACATGGGCAATGCACGGCCAATGCCGGTCCGCCCAACGTGAACATCTGCGCCGGGGGGCCGCAGCAACTGAACGGCTCGGCCAACGGTGGCCAGCCGCCGTACACCTACCAATGGGCTCCTGCGGCCGGACTGAGCAACCCGAACATTGCCAACCCCATCTGCACCGCCACCACCACGACCACCTATACGCTCACCGTAACCGATGACAACGGTGTGCAATGCACCGATGACATCACGGTGACCGTACTTCCCACGGCTGACGCGACGCTCACCAGCAGCAATGCGCTCTTCACGGTGTTCAACGGCGTGCCCACGTTCTACAAGTGCTCCGCGAACCCCAGCTCTTTGTACTTCTTCGACTTCGGTGGATCGGCCACCGCAGGTGCATCGCATACCATCAACTGGGGTGACGGCTCGCCCAACTACACGGCGACAGGGAACACTTGGCCCACACAATCGCACACCTACAACCAAGGGATCTACACGATCACGTACACGATCACGCAGGGCAACGGCTGCAACGACACGCAGACGTACAGCGTGTTCCTGGGAACGAACCCGGCCGGTGCCTTGGTGAACCCCGGCAGTACGAACGGCTGCGGTCCTCTCACGCTCACCTTCCCCATCGTTGGATGGACCACCAACACGCCCGGCACCATCTACACGGTGACGTTCAACGACGGCACGCCACCGATCGTGTACAGCCATCCGCCCCCGGCGTCCATCACACACACCTTCGCCATCGGTAGTTGCGGCACCACCAGCACCGACGGCATCAACACCTACACGAACAGCTTCTCGGCCAACATCCTCATCGAGAACCCGTGCGGAACAAGCGGCAGTACCGTGCTGCCCATCACGGTGAGCCTTGCCGGTCAGAGCGGCTTCACCATCAGCCCGAACGACACGGCCTGCGTGGCGACCACCGTGACGTTCACGAGCACGAGCACGGGCAACGAGATACAAGGGGCCGTGTGCGACCTCACCCCTGCCCTGCTCTGGAGCATCGCACCCGCCGCAGGCTGGACGATCAGCAGCGGATCGCTCGGCAATAACAATGGCTTCATTGGTCCCACCTACGATCCCAGCAGCTGGCTCACCGGCAGCCAATCGCTCGGTATCAACTTCAACACGCCGGGCACGTACGCCGTAACGCTCGTCACGGGCAACTCATGCGGCGGTGACACACTTGTGCAGTCCGTCTGCATCGAAAGCCCGCCGGTGCCAGCGTTCACGATGAACCCGGTGCTGGGCTGCGCACCCTTGCTGAGCCTTACGGACAACACCAGCACCAGCCCGAACAGTTGCTTGACCCGCTATCAGTGGAACGCTGTCTTCAATGGTGCACCGTGCGGTGGCGCTGGTACATGGAACTACGCGGGCGGCACCTCGGCCACCAGCTTCGAACCGCAGTTCAATTTCACCAGTCCGGGAAACTACACGGTGACGCTGCAAGCGATCAACTCGTGCGGCACCTTCCCTGTGAACCAGTCCGTCACCGTTGGTTCGCCGCCGCAAGTGGTGCTGAACCCGTTGCCGCAGATCTGCGAAGGCCAGAGCGTGACACCGTCCGCGACGTTCACGCCGTGCGGCAACCCCATCACCAGCTACAACTGGACGATGACAGGCGGCAATCCGGCCACCGCAAACACGCAGAACCCCGGTAGCATCACCTACAACACGGCTGGCAGCTTCACGGTGACCGCGAGCGCAACCAACTCGTGCGGCACCGCCAGTGACAGCGAACCGATCACCGTCATCGATACGCCACCCGCGCCCACGGTGCTGCCAGCAGCGATCACCTTGTGCGCAGGCCAGACCTTGAACCTGAATGCCACCACCGTGCCCGGCGCCACATTGAGTTGGACAGGTCCCGGAGGATGGAGCGCGAGCGGTGGCACGCCGAGCATCGCGAACATCACCGTCGGCCAGGGAGGCATTTACACTGTCACCTCAACATTGAACGGGTGCACCGGACCGAGCAGCACGGTATCCGTGACCGTGAACACCGCGCCTGCGATCAACATCGCCGTGAGCGACCCCGTGATCTGCGTGGGCGATGCGGTGACGTTGACGGCCAGCGGCAGCAGCAACTACACCTGGACGGCCAATGGTGCACCCGCCGGGAGCGGCACCACCATCAACGTTTCCCCAACGGTGAACACGACCTATGTGCTCACGGCGACGCCGGGGGGCGGCTGCCCCGGCACGGCGAGCACCTTGGTGCAAGTGAACCCCTTGCCCGCAGTGAACGCCGGACCCGACGTAACCCTTTGCGATCAACCCATCGGTGTTCAGCTGGTTGGTTTCTCGCCTGCCGGTGGTACTTGGAGCGGTAGTCCGAACGTGACTTCCGGCGGCCTCTTCACCCCGAACGGTGCGGGCACGTTCAACCTTACCTACACCTACACCGATGCCAACGGCTGCGTGAACAGCGATCAGATCACCGTGACGGTGAACCCGCTGGGCGCTCCCGCGAACGCGGGTCCGGATGAAACGCTCTGCGTTGGTGATCCTGCGTTGCAACTGCCGCTCACACCGGGCGGTGGCACTTGGAGCGGCAGTCCGAACGTGACGGCCGGCGGTCTCTTCACGCCGATCACAGCAGGCAGCTTCGTGCTTACCTACACCGTTGGTGCTGGCACCTGCCAAACGACCGATGCCATGACGGTAACCGTGAACGCGCTGCCCGTGGTGAACGCAGGCCTCGATCAGACCGCATGCACGAACGGAGCGACGATCACCTTGAACGGAACGCCAGTTGGTGGCACCTGGACCGGACCGGGCCTAACAGGCAGCACATGGGATCCCGCAACCGCTCCGCTCGGCGCGAACAACCTCACCTACACATACTCCAACGCGAACGGTTGCACGGCGAGCGATGCGATCATGATCACTCTGTTCGCCGCGCCGGTAGTTGATGCAGCAGGGCCTTGGACCTTGTGCGATCAGCCGGGCAGCACGCAACTCACGGGTGCGTTGCCGGTGGGCGGCACCTGGAGCGGTCCCTTCATCACACTTGCTGGCAGTTTCGGCGGTAGTGGCGTGGGCTCGTTCACCGTGTACTACAACTACACGGATGCGAACGGGTGCAGTGGCATCGACAGCACGGTGATCGATGTGGTGCCCGTGCAGAACCCCGCGAACGCCGGTCCTGACGAACACGTTTGCGAGGGCGATCCTCCTTTCGGCTTGGCCAGCATGCCTCCCGGGGGCACATGGAGCGGCAGCATCTACGTGGCCGCAAATGGAACGTTCACGCCGAGCGTTGCGGGAACGTACGTCCTCACCTACTCCGTCGGCAACGGGAGTTGTTTGACAAGCGACCAGATGGTGGTGACGGTGGACCCTCCACCGACAGTGACCGCGGGCAATCCTGCGAGCTTCTGCGTTGATGATGCGGCCACGCAGTTGAACGGTACACCGGCAGGCGGCACTTGGAGCGGCACCGGGGTCGCGCCCGGCGGAAGTTTCGACCCCGCCCTTGCGGGAGTTGGTCAACACACGCTCACCTACAGCTACACCTCGCCGATCGGCTGTTTCAACAGCGCCACCGTGGTATTGACCGTTAACCCGCTGCCCGTAGTGGATGCGGGTCCTCCGATCGTCTTCTGCGACCAGCCCTTCCCGCAGCAGATCACCTCCGGCACACCGGTGGGCGGCACGTGGTCAGGACCGAACGTCACCGCAGGCGGTTCGTTCACCCCGAACGGCGTCGGTACGTTCTCGCTCACCTACACCTACACCGACGCGAACGGTTGCACCAACAGCGACAACCTGCAGGTGGATGTTGTGCCGATCGTGAACCCGGCGACCGCTGGTGCGGACATCGGCATTTGCGTGGGTCAACCTGCGTTCCAATTGGCCGGTTCGCCGATCGGCGGTACATGGTCCGGCACGCCGCTGGTGACACCTACAGGCACGTTCACGCCCAGTGTTGCGGGTGTGTACACGCTTACCTACACCGTGGGCACCCTGACCTGTCTCACCAGCGACCAGATGACGGTGACCGTATTCCAGCTGCCCACACCGGCCATCACCAGCGTACCGAACGTTTGCGTGGACGGCGGCGTGCAAGTGATGGTTGCGAACCCGGTTGGTGGCACCTGGAGCGGTGCCGGTGTCATCGATCCGAACGCAGGTACGTTCGACCCGGCACAACTGGCCCCTGGCGCGTACAACATCACCTACACCTACACCGATGCGAACGGCTGCACGAACAGCACTGCGGCCATCGCTGACGTGAACGCCTTGCCTATTGCGGCGTTCACCAATGACCCCATCGCCTGTCTCAACGCGCCGTTCCAATTCACGGACCTGAGCACAGGAGCGAGCAGTTGGCAATGGACCTTCGGTGACGGCGGTAGTAGCAACCTGCAGAGCCCGCAGTACACCTACACCGCGCTCGGGCAATACACGGTTACCCTCGTTGCAGGCACCGGCGCAGGTTGCGACGACACCACCAGTGTGAACATCGACGTTTGGGAGCCGCCCTACCCCGCGTTCACGGTTGCTCCTGACAGTGGTTGCGGGCCGCTCACGGTTGCGTTCGACAACCTGAGCACCGGCAACATCACCGGCTTCAACTGGGACTTCGGCAATGGTATCACCAGCAATGCGCAGTTCCCCGCGCCGATCACCTACCAACCGAGCATCATCGCCGACACTACTTATGTAATCACCCTTACCGCGAGCAACGTGTGCGGCGATGTGGATGCCGTGGACAGCGTGCAGGTTATGCCCGCACCGACGGCCATCTTCGGAACGGACTACAGCCAAGGCTGCTCGCCGTTCACCCCGAACATCGCCAACATCAGCATTGGCCTGCCCGATACGTACTCCTGGGATTTCAGCGATGGCACCACCAGTACCACGGACGATGCGCTCTTCACGCACACGTTCTTCACCGACACGGTGCCTACCACGTACACCATCACGCTCATCGTGGCGAACGAGTGTGGCAGTGATACCACCACTCAACAAGTCACGGCGTTGCCGAACACCGTCACCGCGTTCTTCAACACGGACCCTGCGGCAGGCTGCTCACCGCTCACCGTTGACTTCACGCAGTTCACCAGCGGGGCAACCTTCACCAGTTGGGACTTCGGCGATGGCAACGTGAGCGCGTTGCAGAACCCGAGCCACACCTTCTTCGCCGGTGCGAACGACACCACGTTCACCGTGACGCTCTTCGCCAACAACGGCTGCAGCTTCGATACGGCCTACGCCACCGTGACGGTGTTCGCACAACCCATCGTCGGCTTCACCTATGCCCCCGACAGCGTTTGCGTGAACGTGCCGTTCCAATTCACCAACACGAGCCAGAACGCCGCCAATTACATCTGGGACTTCGGCGATGGCAACGGCAGCAACCTCACCGACCCGCAGCACAGCTACACCACCAGCGGCGTGTGGCCGGTGATGCTCACCGCGACAAGTCTGCTGAACGGCTGTGTGGACAGCGTGACCGTGCCGGTGACCGTGATCACGAGCCCCGTGGTGTCCATCGGTGTGGTGCCGCAGTTCGGCTGCATGGCGCTCGATGTGCAGTTCACGAACGCCACCACGAACGCCGTGTTCTACAGTTGGGACTTCGACGATGGCAACACCAGCGGTTTGCAAACACCCTCACACACATTCGCGAACGACGGCACCTACCTCGTGCAGCTCATTGCCGAGAACCTCAGTGGCTGCAGCGATACCGGCTACACGCAGGTGAACGTGTATCCCCTGCCGGATGCGGCGTTCACGTTTTCGCCGGGCCTCAGTTGCACCTCGCCGGTGGACGTGCAGTTCGACAACAACAGCAGTGGCGCCATCGGTTTCCAATGGGGTCTGGGCAACGGCCAAACGACTGCTCTCAACGACCCTGTGGGCACATACAATTCGCCGGGCACCTATACCATCGAACTAGTTGCCTTGAACCAATACGGCTGCACCGATACTGCCACGGCCGACTTCACCGTGTACCCGACCCCGGTTGCCGACTACACCGTGGAACCGAACCCTGCGTGCGCCACCTATCCTGTGCAGTTCACCGACCACAGCCTGAACAACAGCATCTGGGAATGGAGCTTCGGAGATGGTGGCGGCAGCACCGCTGAGGATCCCGTGCACACATACATGCAGGCGGGGATCTATGATATCACCCTCATCGTGGGGGGCGCAGGTGGATGCACGGACACGTTGTTGGTGGAGGACGGCATGGTGGTGAACCCGACACCCATTGCCGAATTCGGATGGGACACCCTGCTGACGCTCGACAATGCCCTGCAGTTCGACAACCTCAGCCTGGGCAGCGTGCAGTGGTGGTGGGACTTCGGAGACGACGAGACCTCCACCGAGTTCGAACCCGTGCACCTGTTCCCTGCGGACGGTGGACCGTTCGTGGTGTGCCTGGTGGCCGAGAACGCTTTGCAATGCCCTGACACTGTTTGCAAAGTGATCAACGTGCCGGGTGATCTAGGCGCATACGTGCCGAACGCGTTCACCCCTGACGGCGATGGCTTGAACGACGGTTTCCGTCCCAGCATGGTCGGTTTCGACACCGATCGCTGGAACTACCGCTTCATGATCTTCGACCGCTGGGGCCAGCTCTTCTTCGACACCAACGACCGCAGCGCCGAATGGGACGGCACCTTCGGTGGCCAGCAAAGCCCTGTGGACGTCTACGTCTGGAAGGTGTTCATGAGCACTGTGGGCGACGAGCGCAACTGGACCGGGCACGTGACGTTGGTGCGGTAG
- a CDS encoding bifunctional 3,4-dihydroxy-2-butanone-4-phosphate synthase/GTP cyclohydrolase II produces MSGLDRIEDAVADIKAGKVVIVVDDEDRENEGDFITAARNATPEVINFMAMHGRGLICASLTEQRCKELELDLMVRDNTAQYETPFTVSVDLKGHGTTTGISASDRSKTVLALIDPKTKPNELGRPGHIFPLKARDGGVLRRTGHTEATVDLARLAGFEPAGVLVEILNEDGTMARLPQLREIAKRFNLKLVSIADLVAYRLRTERLVDRLVEVQLPTEHGDFKLIAFKQTTTGEEHLALVKGEWKEEEPVLVRVHSSCITGDVFGSCRCDCGPQLHAAMRAIEREGRGVVVYMHQEGRGIGLINKLKAYKLQEEGHDTVEANKLLGFDSDARDYGVGAQILRDLGVQKIRLLTNNPKKRSGLIGYGLEIVDNVAIEVQANDHNRGYLLTKKLKMGHDLRIE; encoded by the coding sequence ATGAGCGGACTGGACAGGATCGAGGATGCCGTGGCCGATATCAAGGCAGGCAAAGTGGTCATCGTCGTGGACGATGAGGACAGGGAGAACGAAGGAGACTTCATAACCGCAGCGCGCAACGCCACACCGGAGGTCATCAACTTCATGGCAATGCACGGGCGCGGGCTGATCTGCGCGAGCCTCACCGAGCAGCGCTGCAAGGAACTGGAGCTGGACCTGATGGTCCGCGACAATACAGCGCAGTACGAAACGCCGTTCACCGTGAGCGTTGACCTCAAAGGCCACGGCACCACAACCGGCATCAGCGCTAGCGACCGGAGCAAGACGGTGCTTGCGCTCATCGACCCGAAGACTAAGCCCAACGAACTGGGCCGCCCTGGCCACATCTTCCCGCTGAAAGCCCGCGATGGAGGCGTGCTGCGCCGCACCGGCCACACGGAAGCAACCGTTGATCTGGCGCGCCTCGCAGGGTTCGAGCCGGCCGGTGTACTTGTGGAGATCCTCAATGAGGACGGCACCATGGCCCGGCTGCCGCAGCTGCGCGAGATCGCCAAGCGCTTCAACTTGAAGCTTGTTTCCATTGCAGACCTGGTCGCCTACCGCCTGCGCACCGAACGCTTGGTCGACCGCTTGGTGGAAGTGCAACTGCCCACCGAGCACGGCGATTTCAAGCTCATCGCGTTCAAGCAGACCACCACCGGCGAGGAACACCTGGCATTGGTGAAAGGCGAGTGGAAGGAAGAGGAACCGGTGCTGGTGCGGGTGCACAGCAGCTGCATCACCGGCGACGTGTTCGGCAGTTGCCGCTGTGATTGCGGTCCGCAGCTGCACGCCGCCATGCGCGCCATCGAGCGCGAGGGCCGGGGCGTGGTGGTGTACATGCACCAGGAAGGGCGCGGCATCGGGCTCATCAACAAATTGAAGGCCTACAAGCTGCAGGAAGAAGGCCACGACACCGTTGAAGCGAACAAGCTTCTGGGCTTTGACAGCGACGCACGCGACTACGGCGTGGGCGCGCAGATCCTAAGGGACCTGGGCGTGCAGAAGATCCGCTTGCTCACCAACAACCCCAAGAAACGCTCCGGCCTCATTGGTTATGGTCTGGAGATCGTGGACAACGTGGCCATCGAGGTGCAAGCCAACGACCACAACCGTGGCTACCTGCTCACCAAGAAGCTGAAGATGGGGCACGATCTGAGGATCGAGTGA